The window CGGATGTGCTTGAACTCCTGTACAGGctccctggtgtgcctgtgcaccttggacgtctggcaatgggtgcatgttctggcccagcccactatctgcttccgcagcccatgccatacaaaccattctgccaccatccggaccgtggacctgatggaagacctgcctgggaaccactggctgcggggtgcccaaggagatatcacaggatggtgccttcgccgctcagaGTCAGGAGGTCTTGGaactgcaggcccgtgatggcggtcttgaaggcccttggGCCGACCAAGGATCCTTTGCCATAgcaagcgcctgggtgaggggcttgtggtcggtgaagatgatAAAagccctcccctccaaaaaatagtggaaatggcaCTGcgtcaggtacatgcccagtaactcgcggttgaaggcactatacttgcgttctggcgggcggagcaggcagctgaagaatgccagtggatTCCAATGTCAATTCACCTGCTGCTCAAGGATGGCACCGATGGCTGAGGCATCGACAGTGTGCTATATGTAGGTctgtgtgcgggtgggcgagcatggtggccttcgagGGCAGatttctgggttccaagcgagcatctTGTGTTTGGCcatgatgagggcgaatagcggctgcatgatgcgcgcaactcccgggatgaagcgatttgtaaaagttgaccatacctgcgaactcctgcagccccttgaggctgtccgggcatgggaactccctgagaGCGGTGACCTTCACAGCAGTGGGCGTGGCTCCctcagccgtgatggtatggccctggaactgcatggactctttcccaaactggcacttggccgggttgatggtaaggccggtcggccagctgggagaaaatgcgaccggtccttgctggcgacgaggatgtcgtACAAATAAATAgtcaaaatccaagtccctgcccacagagtccatgaggtgctggaaggtctgagcggcattcttgagctcGAACAgcatgtgcaggaattcgaacaagccaaaggaggtgatgatggcagtcttggttatgtcctcagggtgcattgggatctggtgatatccatgcaccaggtcaaccttggagaaaacctttgcaccgtgcaggttggccgtagagtcttgaatgtgagggatggggtaatggtcaggaacggttgactcattgagccgtcgatagtctctgcagggatgCCAGCCACTGGAGGATTTAGGGATCAGATGGAGCGGttaggcccacgggctgtcggaccgccaaatgatccacagctccaacaggtgcgaaaactcctccttcgctacctggaactTTTTAGGTGGGAGCCggtgtgccttggcgtgaaccagtgggccctgggtggggatgtggtggaacaccccatggcacggtgaagcagcggagaactgtggcttgaggagtgtcgggaactcgtctctgggcgtgctgatcatggccatctgcagttgctaCGAGTGGGAGGCGTCGAGGCAAATGACCTGGAAGGTACGGGAGTCCACCAGGAGCCTACTTCGAATATCCACCAGTGTGCGagaaggaagtctgcacccaggatggtagttgggagggacgagacggtgaacctccacgcgaatttccgttggctgatctggaaatggactgtcttgtctccatatgtctggaTTGCCATTGCACTGGCCAGATGGAGgtgaggtccacgaggtcggttcttGAACTCGACGGccatggccgggatgatgctgatctgtgctccagtgtcaatgaggaactgctggccgctgactgagtcctgcaggtagaggaggctgggtctttggccagccgccgcaggcattaacagcggccggcctgctcatttccctggaacaagcagggctgatggCACtttcgagccttggctccccactGCTGGTGGTAGGAGAGGCCTGGaccagatgctgtggccttggttatgctcttgggggccccagcaggggccgggtgctctactacagcgctaggggcaggcttTGCATGGTTCTGCCCGTGCCTCGTgatctgctggaccactgagccctctgggaatcatgcgagccatagctcttgggccttctgggtgaccttccttaggtcagtgaagctctcctggactagCAGCGGCAGGATGTCCCCGGGAAtgtggtcgaggaagatgcactcaTGAGTgcaagcatcttgtccatcagctccatcggggacctgtcccccagggcatcgaggtgcagcatccgagcggcacactggtgtctggatagtccgagggacccggtaagcactagtttgatggtctcgtatttgtccttggtgggtgggtggatgctgaacaaggtgcagcacacatctggtcgtggcctggtccagggcagcgaccacatggtagaatttggtcgtgttggaCGAAATGTGGcgaaggtgaaactgagcctccgcgtagctgaaccaggtctccagctcctggacccagaattcaggcagtttcacagctatagctctgatcccaggctcgctcatgatgggttcaaagacatttgaatcagtcggggtcaccaattgtagcggcagctacattgCTCCTGGTAACAcatacaaccagatgggttgagctcagtgagcagactagtttattgcaggctgctgagctGCTCTTATACTCCCaggccggacctggctgagaaccgtgctggagggcgctgacgttaCCTGGGCGTCATGTGATCCCCCagcatgggtttctgagccccgtgctggaaggaagggaaacccccgactgcgccaatttggccggctgccccaccatgtggattacaagtggggccggtttgcctgcctcgtggtgagccgccacaactgaatatttattttttctatttttgcacagtcagtttttttacATCTCTTTTGTATACTTACCTTTTTCTTTGGTACATTGTACTACTGGTAGTCTGgcacacaggaaaaagaatcttgggattgtatgtgatgttatatacTCTCAATTTGAACTTTCAGCTTTGAATTGGGTGTTGGTGGGGGTCAAGATGGCTGATTTCAATATGATAAGATAGAACCTGACTGGATTGGTGCTGCCATTTGCCAGAAAACCCACTGGAAGTTATTCAAAATTTATATAGTCAGAGCTCAGTGCTGAGATATTCCGATAATAGAATCATGAAGTCCTAAGACAAACTGTAGGAGCAGAAAAAGGCTATTCATcccatcgaatctgccccaccattaaatcatgagctgatctattttcccactcagctccccTGCTTGgcctcctcataacctttgatgacacagctaatcaagaacctatcaatctctgccttaaatacacccaatgacctggcctctgcAATGCCTgaaacaacaaattccacaaatttaccacctctgattgaagaaattcctcctcatctctgttctaagtggaaacacttcaattctgaagttgcgccttcttgtcctagactctcccgctataggaaacaacctttttgtatctattctgtccatgactttcaacatttgaaattctcctaaattccaacgagtacactccaacagctgtcaaatgctccaagTGATAAcccctttcatttccagaatcatccttATGAATGTCCTTTGAACCCTCTGTCAGgacatgctttttttaaaaaaaaaaaatgaggaacctAAAATGCTCACAGTGCActgtgaggtctcatcagtgctcTTTAAtcgtgaagttgtgccctcttgtcctagacacccctatcatgggaaacaactttgccacatctactctgtccaggcctttcaacattcaaaatgcttcaattaGGTCTTCTGAACTCTAAGGCATACAGTCGAAGGTGTCAAAGGTTCCTCTACTCTTTAATGTTTAACATCTCTTTATGGCATCTTAGACCATTGCATTAGGTGTATCTTGCATGCCTGTGTGGctacagcaagcaagaattttggcacATCTCTGCGTTGCACTTGGGGCAAAAACTTTTAACTCTCCTCTCACCTCAGCCATAAAGAGCAAAATCACCAGATCAACCTAAACTTCCCaccattagatttttttttccctccctttgAACTTGACCTTTCTTAATTCTATGCAACATAAAACcaactttacctcctatggatattgtgagacctgctgagttcatccggCATTTCTGTCTTTTTATGACAATCAGAGGCTGTAGACTTGCGTTTCacttccattcctgttttttttcccccagttctgATGACTGCTTCAAATGTTTATATGGTTTGTCTTTCCACAGATGATCACCTTCTCCCTCAACAACTTCGACAGGTCCATCAACAACTGCACCcgagctggatgcatcacagcgtggtCCAGGAGGTTCTCTGCTCGAGACTGGAAGAAGCTGGCAAATGCAACTCAGAGCATCACACAAATCTCCGGCCCCCACTATCAACTCCACCCGTGCCTCCAGCTGTCTCTGAAAGGCAGCCAACTTACTGAAAGCCCCATCCCACTCCACGGGcaatcccctctccctcccagtgGGGAGAGAGTTCAAGAGCACGAGATCGCAGACCCAAGGGCTCAGAGACTGTTTCTTCCACagagtcatcaggctcctgagcaAACCTCACAGTCGTCATCTCATGCTGATCTTTCCACTGAAACACTACACGCTGTAATATtattagaggaactcagcaggtcacattgcattcctaggaggtaaagatgtaagtTTTAAGCCTGAGGCCTTCATTATGGTATGAGTCTCCCCCCAACCCTGCCCCTTCATCCTTCCCCCTTCTCactcagcctttttattcagacgactgcctgctttttacttatgctttgaaggactcaggcctaaaacatcagtACTATAGCTTTaactcctatgaatgctgtgtgacctgctgagttcctccagcatttctgttgtcTTTAccacaaccacagtgtctgcaaacttttgtgttttacgctGTAATATACTCTTGCTTTTCACTGTGACCGACACGATGTAATGTCCAATTGACTTGCTGGCCTTCTCGCCAGATGCTGCAatgttacaataaacttgaatcacaatcacaatttattgttatgaacaagtcacaaaattaattgttttgtggcagcatcacattgCAAACATTCATCTAAACAAtcttacaaaaaaataaaatagtgcacgaaaatccagtgattcattgatcattcgggtGAAGATGgcagctgagtgctcatcttcggactcctgtacctttttctcgacGATAGCATGGAAGAGGGCTTGGCCCGAGCGGTGGAGTCTgctgaggatggaggctgctttctagacttgtagatatccttgatggagtgaagactggtgcccatgatgtagGGGATACGCTCTAGCAATGACTCTAAAGGCACAGAGTGAGGAACAATTGGCTTTCTTACATTTTTGATGGAGCTGACCTTGACTGAGGACAGGGGGAGGGAGGTCCcccctttattccagggtcacaaggggagggagGTCCCCCCTTTAtaccagggtcacaaggggagggagGTCCCCcccctttattccagggtcacaaggggagggagGTCCCcccctttattccagggtcacaaggggagggagGTCCCcccctttattccagggtcacaaggggagggagGTCcccctttattccagggtcacaaggggagggagGTCcccctttattccagggtcacaaggggaggagttaccaagGAGCGAGTCACCAGTTGGGGACGGGCCAGCTATCCATTGAGAATCACATATTTGTATCACCACAGTAAGGTGGCCAGACATCCAGGTATAGGTCTGACCGTCCGGCTTTTGAGAAATCTGTCCTCCATCCGATAGCTTTGGTTCgttgattattcagggatctgacggcagcggggaagaagctgcccatgtgccgctgagtgctcgtcttcacgctcctgtaccttttccccgacggTAACAGGGTGAAGAGGGTGTGGTccaggtggtgggggaggggggggtggtctttgagcatagaggctggttttttaagacactgcttcacgtagacgtcctcgatggattggagtccggtgcctgtgatgtcgcaggccgagctaacaaccctctggaggttatccttgtcctgagagttggcgcctccgaaCCAGGCGgggatgcaaccggccagaatgatctccacggtccacctgtggaGGTTTACGAGGGTCTTTGGTGACGTGCCGAATCCCCTCGGACACCTCACGAAGTCacgccgctggcgagccttctttgtgatggcatcaacgtggaggctccaggacggaCCCTTGGAGCTGTGGACCCCCTCCAccactgacccctcgatgagcaCTGAGTCGCGTCCCCCCTGACTTCCTCCCGAACTCCACCACCATCTCCCGCCTTGACCCACTGAGCATGTGCAGGACTTCCCGCCCATGCACCAGGGGCTGCAGGTGAAGCCCCTCCACATCAGGgcgctcctcccccttcccctgggTCGGAGCTGGAGTGGGCGGGGCCCGGCTGATTGACAGCGCGGCAGGCCAATCGCCGGTCGGCTTGAGAGGGAGCGGCTGGGGGCGGGACGGCGCGCGGACGTCGCGTCAGCGGGGGCGGGGGGTGACCGCGCGGGCTCGGGGGCCCCGCCCCGCCCCCAACCGCCGCCGGCGCGCGGAGTCCCGTCACGCGCAACCGTCCCTGACGCGCGTTTCCCCTGCTCGGGGCACGCGCGATCCGACCCGCCCCGCCCCCTCATCTGCAGCGCGCGTCTCCCACCCGCTCACGTCGCCCGGAACGTCGACGCCCCTCCCCCACGGGAACCGGCGCGCGCGCCCCCGGGAAGCGGCCGCCCCAGGGGTGGGGTGGAAGGAAAGCGAGTGACAGGCCGAGCCGCGCACGCTCCctccgagggggggggggtgggggtggtcgaGGGGGGGGGGGCCGAGCCATGCCGAACCCGAAGAGCGTGAAGGGCCGGAAAAACAAGCGCACCAACAGCAGCGGCGACGAGCAGGACGTGGCCGGGCCAGCTCCCTCCACGGGGGGCACGGGCACGGGCACCGGCACCGGGACGGGCACCGGCGGGGCTGCAGCGGGCCCGGCGGACACGAGCGGCGAGCacggtgagtggggggggggggggggcggggggggggcacAGCTTGCAAGCCACCGTCCTTGGCAGGAAGgtccaggacccccccccccccccacgaggcGAGACGGGGGCTGTGGGGCCCGGCTGGGAATGGCCGGGCAGAGCGAGAACGGGGAGGTAAGAggcaaagcccccccccccccaccccaatggcggtgtcaccccccaccccaatggcggtgtcaccccccaccccaatggcggtgtcaccccccaccccaatggcggtgtcacccccccccaccccaatggcggtgtcaccccccccaccccaatggcggtgtcaccccccccaccccaatggcggtgtcaccccccccaccccaatggcggtgtcaccccccccaccccaatggcggtgtcaccccccccaccccaatggcggtgtcacccccccccaccccaatggcggtgtcacccccccccaccccaatggcggtgtcacccccccaccccaatggcggtgtcaccccccccaccccaatggcggtgtcaccccccccaccccaatggcggtgtcaccccccaccccaatggcggtgtcaccccccaccccaatggcggtgtcacccccccccaccccaatggcggtgtcaccccccccaccccaatggcggtgtcacccccccaccccaatggcggtgtcacccccccccaccccaatggcggtgtcaccccccccaccccaatggcggtgtcacccccccaccccaatggcggtgtcacccccccaccccaatggcggtgtcaccccccaccccaatggcggtgtcaccccccccaccccaatggcggtgtcaccccccccaccccaatggcggtgtcacccccccaccccaatggcggtgtcaccccccccaccccaatggcggtgtcaccccccccaccccaatggcggtgtcaccccccccaccccaatggcggtgtcaccccccccaccccaatggcggtgtcaccccccccaccccaatggcggtgtcaccccccccaccccaatggcggtgtcaccccccccaccccaatggcggtgtcaccccccccaccccaatggcggtgtcacccccctcaccccaatggcggtgtcacccccccaccccaatggcggtgtcacccccccccaccccaatggcggtgtcaccccccccaccccaatggcggtgtcaccccccccaccccaatggcggtgtcacccccccccaccccaatggcggtgtcacccccccccaccccaatggcggtgtcacccccccccaccccaatggcggtgtcaccccccccaccccaatggcggtgtcacccccccccaccccaatggcggtgtcacccccccccaccccaatggcggtgtcacccccccaccccaatggcggtgtcacccccccaccccaatggcggtgtcacccccccaccccaatggcggtgtcacccccccccaccccaatggcggtgtcaccccccccaccccaatggcggtgtcacccccccccaccccaatggcggtgtcacccccccccaccccaatggcggtgtcacccccccccaccccaatggcggtgtcacccccccccaccccaatggcggtgtcacccccccccaccccaatggcggtgtcaccccccccaccccaatggcggtgtcacccccccccaccccaatggcggtgtcaccccccccaccccaatggcggtgtcaccccccccaccccaatggcggtgtcaccccctcaccccaatggcggtgtcacccccccaccccaatggcggtgtcaccccccccaccccaatggcggtgtcacccccccccaccccaatggcggtgtcacccccccccaccccaatggcggtgtcacccccccccaccccaatggcggtgtcaccccccccaccccaatggcggtgtcaccccccccaccccaatggcggtgtcacccccccccaccccaatggcggtgtcacccccccccaccccaatggcggtgtcaccccccccaccccaatggcggtgtcaccccccccaccccaatggcggtgtcacccccccccaccccaatggcggtgtcacccccccaccccaatggcggtgtcaccccccaccccaatggcggtgtcacccccccaccccaatggcggtttcacccccccaccccaatggcggtgtcacccccccccaccccaatggcggtgtcaccccccccaccccaatggcggtgtcacccccccccaccccaatggcggtgtcacccccccccccacctggcggtgtcacccccccccacctggcggtgtcaccccccccacctggcggtgtcaccccccccacctggcggtgtcacccccccacctggcggtgtcacccccccacctggcggtgtcacccccccacctggcggtgtcaccccccccacctggcggtgtcaccccccccccccacctggcggtgtcacccccccccacctggcggtgtcaccccccccacctggcggtgtcacccccccacctggcggtgtcacccccccacctggcggtgtcacccccccccacctggcggtgtcaccccccccccccacctggcggtgtcacccccccccccccacctggcggtgtcaccccccccccccccccacctggcgGTGTCACCCTCTCCCCCACTTGGCAATGtcatcccccctctctcccacctggCAGCGTCACCTTGGTGGAGCCCACCAGGAAAATAAACCAGCTGGGGTCCACAGgggcagtgcacaaaagtgctggagaaattcagcaggttgtgcagcatCTTTGGTGGGAAGCAAAGGTTGAtcaaggttttgggcctgagctcctttgtcatgagcaaaaagcagccagGCCCTGA of the Narcine bancroftii isolate sNarBan1 chromosome 4, sNarBan1.hap1, whole genome shotgun sequence genome contains:
- the abracl gene encoding costars family protein ABRACL isoform X1; translated protein: MNVDHEISLLIEEIRRLGSPDDHLLPQQLRQVHQQLHPSWMHHSVVQEVLCSRLEEAGKCNSEHHTNLRPPLSTPPVPPAVSERQPTY